A single window of Streptomyces cathayae DNA harbors:
- a CDS encoding DUF2530 domain-containing protein — MAAFFSGLSRWFTGTPKHEAPEPLEGPVVATIVGGTIIWFALFLVQLPFYGWFDDHGRTWWLWTCLAGGGLGFIGIWYVRRRDAAIKRDRAAATAAAARTAETAETEPAGGPSGTSSGAPSGMSSPSSAD, encoded by the coding sequence ATGGCCGCTTTCTTCTCGGGTCTCTCGCGTTGGTTCACGGGGACCCCCAAGCACGAGGCGCCGGAGCCCCTGGAGGGCCCCGTGGTCGCCACCATCGTCGGCGGCACGATCATCTGGTTCGCCCTCTTCCTGGTGCAGCTGCCCTTCTACGGCTGGTTCGACGACCACGGCCGCACCTGGTGGCTGTGGACCTGCCTGGCCGGCGGCGGGCTCGGGTTCATCGGCATCTGGTACGTCCGCCGGCGCGACGCCGCGATCAAGCGCGACCGGGCCGCGGCGACCGCGGCGGCTGCGCGGACCGCGGAAACAGCGGAGACGGAACCGGCCGGCGGGCCCTCCGGAACCTCCTCCGGCGCCCCCTCCGGCATGTCCTCCCCGTCGTCGGCCGACTGA
- a CDS encoding NCS2 family permease yields MSTSAPSKAPLPDQPGPAPAHGALDRYFKISERGSSLPREIRGGFATFFAMAYIIVLNPIILGSAKDMYGNQLDNGQLVTATALTAAFTTLLMGVIGNVPIALAAGLGVNSVVALQLAPRMAWPDAMGMVVLAGFVVMLLVATGLRERVMNAVPYGLRKAIAIGIGLFIMLIGLVDSGFVSRIPDAAQTTVPLQLGTGGHLTGWPVLVFILGALLTLALIVRKVPGAILISIVAMTVLAVIINAVADIPSWGLTNPTWPGNPLATPDFGLIGEVSLFGGFAKVGVLTGVLFVFTVLLSCFFDAMGTIMGVSDEAKLTDADGQMPGINKVLFIDGVAVAAGGASSSSATTAFVESTAGVGEGARTGFANVVTGALFAVALFLTPVATMVPSQAATPALFAVGFLILAGSIKEIDWADYTIAVPAFVTMVMMPFTYSITNGIGMGFITFVLLRLAAGRGREVPAAMYAVSAVFAFYYLMPALGLT; encoded by the coding sequence ATGTCCACGTCGGCCCCCAGCAAGGCCCCCCTGCCCGATCAGCCGGGACCCGCGCCCGCACACGGCGCACTCGACCGCTACTTCAAGATCTCCGAGCGGGGCAGCAGCCTGCCCCGCGAGATCCGTGGCGGATTCGCCACCTTCTTCGCGATGGCCTACATCATCGTGCTGAACCCGATCATCCTCGGCAGCGCGAAGGACATGTACGGCAACCAGCTCGACAACGGCCAGCTGGTCACCGCGACCGCCCTGACCGCGGCGTTCACCACGCTGCTCATGGGCGTCATCGGCAACGTGCCGATCGCACTGGCCGCCGGCCTCGGCGTGAACTCGGTCGTCGCCCTCCAGCTCGCCCCGCGCATGGCGTGGCCGGACGCGATGGGCATGGTGGTGCTGGCCGGCTTCGTCGTCATGCTGCTGGTCGCCACCGGTCTGCGCGAGCGCGTGATGAACGCCGTCCCGTACGGTCTGCGCAAGGCCATCGCCATCGGTATCGGCCTGTTCATCATGCTGATCGGTCTGGTCGACTCCGGTTTCGTCTCCCGGATACCGGACGCCGCCCAGACCACCGTCCCGCTCCAGCTCGGCACCGGCGGTCACCTCACCGGCTGGCCGGTTCTCGTCTTCATCCTCGGCGCGCTGCTCACGCTGGCGCTGATCGTGCGCAAGGTACCCGGCGCGATCCTCATCTCGATCGTCGCGATGACGGTCCTCGCCGTGATCATCAACGCCGTGGCCGACATCCCCTCCTGGGGCCTGACCAACCCGACCTGGCCCGGCAACCCCCTCGCCACCCCCGACTTCGGCCTGATCGGCGAGGTCAGCCTGTTCGGCGGCTTCGCCAAGGTCGGCGTGCTGACCGGCGTCCTGTTCGTCTTCACCGTGCTGCTCTCGTGCTTCTTCGACGCGATGGGCACGATCATGGGCGTCTCCGACGAGGCCAAGCTGACCGACGCCGACGGCCAGATGCCCGGCATCAACAAGGTCCTGTTCATCGACGGTGTCGCGGTCGCCGCGGGCGGCGCCAGCTCCTCCTCCGCCACCACCGCCTTCGTGGAGTCCACGGCCGGCGTCGGCGAGGGCGCGCGCACCGGCTTCGCCAACGTCGTCACCGGCGCGCTGTTCGCCGTCGCGCTGTTCCTCACGCCCGTCGCCACGATGGTGCCGTCCCAGGCGGCCACCCCGGCGCTGTTCGCGGTCGGCTTCCTGATCCTGGCGGGCTCGATCAAGGAGATCGACTGGGCGGACTACACGATCGCCGTCCCGGCCTTCGTGACCATGGTGATGATGCCGTTCACCTACTCGATCACCAACGGCATCGGCATGGGCTTCATCACCTTCGTGCTGCTGCGCCTGGCGGCCGGGCGCGGCCGGGAGGTCCCGGCCGCGATGTACGCGGTGTCGGCGGTCTTCGCCTTCTACTACCTGATGCCGGCACTGGGCCTGACCTGA
- a CDS encoding ribbon-helix-helix protein, CopG family produces MGTDVLSLRMDQELLERLRSHAAKRGMSVQDYVVQTLIRDDFDQRFQTAVEETEKFYGVT; encoded by the coding sequence ATGGGGACCGACGTACTCAGCCTGCGCATGGACCAGGAACTGCTCGAAAGACTCCGGAGCCATGCCGCCAAACGCGGAATGAGCGTCCAGGACTATGTCGTCCAGACGCTCATTCGCGATGACTTCGACCAGCGGTTCCAGACCGCCGTCGAGGAGACGGAGAAGTTCTACGGCGTCACCTGA
- a CDS encoding MarR family winged helix-turn-helix transcriptional regulator: MPDLSHGDDAAAVNALRSAVMRLSRRLRHQRVDESLSPTEMSVLGTLTRCGRATPGELARKEHVQPPSMTRIVALLEGKGLVRLEPHPDDRRQKVVTQTEQAEAMLHESRRKRNVFLATLAEELDEDEWAKLRAAAPVLEKLAHL, translated from the coding sequence ATGCCGGACCTCAGCCATGGCGACGACGCGGCCGCCGTCAACGCCCTTCGTTCCGCCGTGATGCGACTCTCCCGTCGACTCAGGCACCAGCGCGTCGACGAATCCCTCAGCCCCACCGAGATGTCGGTGCTGGGCACCCTCACCCGCTGCGGTCGGGCCACCCCGGGCGAGCTCGCCCGCAAGGAACACGTCCAGCCGCCCTCGATGACCCGCATCGTGGCCCTGCTGGAGGGCAAGGGACTGGTCCGGCTGGAGCCGCACCCCGACGACCGGCGCCAGAAGGTCGTGACGCAGACCGAACAGGCCGAGGCGATGCTCCACGAGAGCCGCCGCAAGCGGAACGTCTTCCTGGCCACCCTCGCCGAGGAGCTCGACGAGGACGAATGGGCGAAACTCCGTGCCGCCGCACCGGTGCTGGAGAAGCTCGCGCACCTCTAG
- a CDS encoding MFS transporter, whose product MSTGPGADSAPGPDTRSTPTGGDTPPDPGKPGRSIRTSRMFSSLQIRNYRLFFIGQVVSNIGTWMQRIAQDWLVLTLTASSAAVGITTALQFLPMLLFGLYGGVLVDRLRKRPTLLVTQSAMALTSLVLAALTLTGRVEVWHVYLAAFVTGLATVVDNPARQSFVAELVGPGQLQNAVSLNSANFQSARLVGPAVAGLLITGVGTGWAFLLNGLSFIAPLAGLMMMRARELHAVTPAPRGKGQLREGLRYVAGRPELVWPIVLVGFIGTFAFNFPVYLSAFADDVFHGGAGVYSLFNTLMAVGSLAGALLAARRGTARLRLLILAALAFGGLEIVAAGAPTLWLFALLMIPIGLFAMTVNVTTNTSIQMSTDPAVRGRVMALYMMVFLGGAPVGAPIVGWITDTYGARIGFAMGGAVAVLAAAVIGLILARVGNLRLTVGWDHGHPRVRFVPRERQRELTAVA is encoded by the coding sequence TTGAGTACGGGACCCGGAGCAGACTCCGCCCCCGGACCTGACACCCGCTCCACCCCCACCGGCGGTGACACCCCGCCCGACCCGGGGAAACCGGGACGGAGCATCCGCACGTCCCGGATGTTCTCCTCGCTGCAGATCAGGAACTACCGCCTGTTCTTCATCGGCCAGGTCGTCTCCAACATCGGCACCTGGATGCAGCGCATCGCCCAGGACTGGCTGGTGCTCACCCTCACCGCCTCCTCGGCCGCCGTCGGCATCACCACGGCCCTGCAGTTCCTGCCGATGCTGCTGTTCGGCCTGTACGGCGGCGTCCTCGTGGACCGCCTGCGCAAGCGGCCCACGCTGCTCGTCACCCAGTCGGCGATGGCCCTCACCTCGCTGGTGCTCGCCGCCCTCACCCTCACCGGACGGGTCGAGGTCTGGCACGTCTACCTCGCCGCCTTCGTCACCGGTCTGGCGACGGTGGTCGACAACCCCGCCCGCCAGTCCTTCGTGGCCGAGCTGGTCGGCCCCGGTCAGCTGCAGAACGCGGTCAGCCTGAACTCCGCGAACTTCCAGTCCGCCCGCCTGGTCGGTCCCGCCGTCGCGGGCCTGCTGATCACCGGCGTCGGCACGGGCTGGGCGTTCCTCCTCAACGGCCTGTCCTTCATCGCGCCGCTGGCCGGCCTGATGATGATGCGGGCCCGCGAACTGCACGCCGTCACGCCCGCACCGCGCGGCAAGGGGCAGCTGCGGGAGGGGCTGCGCTATGTCGCCGGGCGTCCCGAGCTGGTCTGGCCGATCGTCCTGGTCGGCTTCATCGGCACGTTCGCCTTCAACTTCCCCGTCTATCTCTCGGCCTTCGCCGACGACGTCTTCCACGGGGGCGCGGGCGTCTACAGCCTGTTCAACACCCTGATGGCGGTCGGCTCCCTGGCCGGCGCCCTGCTCGCCGCCCGGCGCGGCACGGCCCGTCTGCGGCTGCTGATCCTGGCCGCGCTGGCCTTCGGCGGACTGGAGATCGTGGCGGCCGGGGCACCCACCCTGTGGCTGTTCGCCCTGCTCATGATCCCGATCGGCCTGTTCGCCATGACGGTCAACGTCACCACCAACACCAGCATCCAGATGTCCACCGACCCGGCCGTACGCGGCCGCGTCATGGCCCTGTACATGATGGTCTTCCTCGGCGGCGCGCCCGTCGGCGCCCCGATCGTCGGCTGGATCACCGACACCTACGGCGCCCGTATCGGCTTCGCGATGGGCGGTGCCGTCGCGGTCCTCGCCGCCGCGGTGATCGGTCTGATCCTGGCCCGCGTCGGCAACCTGCGCCTGACGGTCGGCTGGGACCACGGCCACCCCCGGGTGCGGTTCGTACCGCGGGAGCGGCAACGGGAGCTGACGGCGGTGGCCTGA
- a CDS encoding Uma2 family endonuclease, which yields MTVLDDRIEMADTGDELTLDAMFEWLEKMPIPEGYKTEIVGGHIFMTPQRRAHWDIILNIVEQLRAKYPRERVTSDVRMDYPGRLNGLAPDVVGLAEDAKEDAHGRWRHEDVEFIAEVISKDTAANDYGPKKDTYASVGVPVYLIVDPYTGEWHLHTLPKDGRYHGTVSLPFGKEVDLTGTVVGLVLKTDEFPRD from the coding sequence ATGACCGTCCTTGACGACAGGATCGAGATGGCCGACACCGGAGACGAGCTCACGCTCGACGCGATGTTCGAGTGGCTGGAGAAGATGCCCATCCCCGAGGGATACAAGACCGAGATCGTCGGGGGCCACATCTTCATGACGCCGCAGCGCCGCGCCCACTGGGACATCATCCTGAACATCGTCGAGCAACTACGCGCCAAGTACCCGCGCGAGCGTGTGACGTCCGACGTCCGCATGGACTACCCGGGACGTCTCAACGGGCTCGCGCCCGACGTGGTGGGGCTCGCGGAGGACGCCAAGGAGGACGCCCACGGACGCTGGCGCCACGAGGACGTCGAGTTCATCGCCGAGGTGATCTCCAAGGACACCGCAGCCAACGACTACGGCCCGAAGAAGGACACGTACGCCTCCGTCGGCGTCCCCGTCTACCTGATCGTGGACCCGTACACCGGTGAGTGGCACCTGCACACGTTGCCGAAGGACGGCAGGTACCACGGCACCGTCAGTCTCCCCTTCGGCAAGGAGGTCGACCTGACCGGGACGGTCGTCGGGCTGGTGCTCAAGACCGACGAGTTCCCCCGCGACTGA
- the thpR gene encoding RNA 2',3'-cyclic phosphodiesterase, with translation MRLFAAVVPPEDVIRELAVEVEELRRLPGADALRWTGVPGWPRGGAADWHFTLAFYGEVDDDLVPELTARLERAASRSEPFELALCGGGRFGHGRTLWTGADGDLHPLSLLADRTEAAGRRAGVVMGEHRRYKAHLTLARSRTGADVRPYVETLGRFRSRTWTVDEVALVRSNLPRSGVPGEQPRYEVVARCPLGAAG, from the coding sequence ATGAGACTCTTCGCCGCCGTGGTGCCGCCCGAGGACGTGATCCGTGAGCTCGCCGTCGAGGTCGAGGAACTGCGGCGGCTGCCCGGCGCGGACGCCCTGCGCTGGACCGGGGTTCCCGGATGGCCCCGCGGCGGAGCCGCTGATTGGCACTTCACGCTGGCCTTCTACGGAGAGGTCGACGACGACCTCGTCCCCGAGCTGACCGCCCGCCTGGAACGGGCCGCGTCCCGGAGCGAACCCTTCGAGCTGGCGCTGTGCGGCGGTGGCCGGTTCGGCCACGGGCGGACCCTGTGGACCGGGGCGGACGGTGACCTGCACCCCCTGAGCCTGCTCGCCGACCGTACGGAGGCGGCGGGGCGCAGGGCGGGCGTGGTGATGGGGGAGCACCGCCGCTACAAGGCCCACCTGACGCTGGCCCGCAGCCGGACCGGTGCCGACGTACGGCCGTACGTGGAGACCCTGGGGCGGTTCCGGAGCCGCACCTGGACCGTGGACGAGGTGGCGCTGGTGCGCAGCAACCTGCCGAGGTCGGGGGTGCCGGGCGAACAGCCCCGTTACGAGGTGGTCGCGCGCTGCCCACTCGGCGCGGCCGGTTAG
- a CDS encoding aldo/keto reductase, with translation MEYTQLGRTGLKVGRLVLGTMNFGPQTDEADSHAIMDAALDAGINLFDTANVYGWGENKGRTEEIIGNWFAQGGERRDKVVLATKVYGNMGADGEAWPNHDKLSALNIRRAVDASLKRLQTDHIDLYQFHHIDRSTRFDEIWQAIDVLIQQGKILYVGSSNFPGYKIAQANEVAARRGGTIGLVSEQCLYNLVERRAEMEVIPAAQDYGLGVIPWSPLQGGLLGGVLKKEATQGRRASGRAAETLADPTARAQIQAYEDLLDKHGIEPGEAALAWLLTRPGVTGPIVGPRTTEQLASALRAVELELSEELLSSLDEIFPGPGPSPEAFAW, from the coding sequence ATGGAGTACACACAGCTCGGACGCACGGGACTCAAGGTCGGTCGGCTCGTCCTCGGGACGATGAACTTCGGTCCGCAGACCGACGAGGCCGACAGCCACGCCATCATGGACGCGGCGCTGGACGCCGGTATCAATCTCTTCGACACCGCCAACGTGTACGGCTGGGGCGAGAACAAGGGCCGCACCGAGGAGATCATCGGCAACTGGTTCGCCCAGGGCGGCGAGCGGCGCGACAAGGTCGTGCTCGCCACCAAGGTGTACGGGAACATGGGCGCCGACGGTGAGGCGTGGCCCAACCACGACAAGCTGTCCGCCCTGAACATCCGGCGGGCCGTGGACGCCTCGCTGAAGCGGCTGCAGACGGACCACATCGACCTCTACCAGTTCCACCACATCGACCGCAGCACGCGGTTCGACGAGATCTGGCAGGCGATCGACGTCCTGATCCAGCAGGGGAAGATCCTCTACGTGGGGTCGTCCAACTTCCCCGGGTACAAGATCGCCCAGGCCAACGAAGTCGCGGCCCGACGCGGCGGGACCATCGGCCTGGTGAGCGAGCAGTGCCTGTACAACCTCGTCGAGCGCCGCGCCGAGATGGAGGTCATCCCGGCCGCGCAGGACTACGGGCTCGGGGTCATCCCCTGGTCGCCGCTGCAGGGCGGTCTGCTGGGCGGCGTCCTCAAGAAGGAGGCCACCCAGGGGCGCCGGGCGTCCGGGCGGGCCGCCGAAACGCTCGCCGACCCCACCGCCCGCGCCCAGATCCAGGCGTACGAGGACCTGCTCGACAAGCACGGCATCGAGCCCGGCGAGGCCGCGCTGGCCTGGCTGCTCACCCGGCCCGGGGTGACGGGGCCGATCGTCGGTCCGCGCACCACCGAGCAGCTGGCGTCGGCGCTGCGGGCGGTCGAGCTGGAGCTGAGCGAGGAGCTGCTGTCCTCGCTGGACGAGATCTTCCCGGGCCCGGGGCCGTCCCCGGAGGCCTTCGCCTGGTAG
- a CDS encoding Uma2 family endonuclease: protein MTVVDDRIAMADTNTQRLDEWFERLERMPVPEGFRVEIVGGNVYMTPQRDTHWGIIRRIVRAIEDRFGMDVPVFSDVRIDFPGHENGLCPDVAVLRASAEKDGEGRWRYEDVEFVFEVISEGTAANDYGPKKAAYATAEVPLYVIADPYRGRCYVYTDPKNGDYVTRTRVDFGDDIDLTGTVADLTMRTSGFPRDRPPLA, encoded by the coding sequence ATGACCGTCGTAGACGACAGGATCGCCATGGCCGACACCAACACACAGCGCTTGGACGAGTGGTTCGAGCGTCTGGAGCGGATGCCCGTCCCCGAAGGATTCAGGGTCGAGATCGTCGGGGGCAACGTCTACATGACACCGCAGCGGGACACCCATTGGGGGATCATCCGCCGGATCGTACGAGCCATCGAGGACAGGTTCGGGATGGACGTGCCGGTGTTCTCGGACGTCCGCATCGACTTCCCAGGCCACGAGAACGGCCTCTGCCCCGACGTGGCCGTGCTTCGCGCCTCCGCCGAGAAGGACGGCGAAGGCCGCTGGCGCTACGAGGACGTCGAGTTCGTCTTCGAGGTCATCTCCGAGGGCACGGCCGCCAACGACTACGGCCCGAAGAAGGCCGCCTACGCGACCGCCGAGGTACCCCTCTACGTCATCGCCGACCCCTACCGGGGTCGCTGCTACGTCTACACCGACCCCAAGAACGGCGACTACGTCACCAGGACGCGGGTGGACTTCGGCGACGACATCGATCTGACGGGCACCGTGGCCGACCTGACCATGAGGACCAGCGGCTTCCCCCGGGACCGGCCTCCCCTTGCATAG
- a CDS encoding SGNH/GDSL hydrolase family protein, whose protein sequence is MLRFMPVGDSMTIGSAGEHTWRYRLWQHLCTEYGGPFTFVGPRETLHDQVADAPTSYAYAEPDFPRAHLAGWGEGWQHMAPLIGESVRSQRADVLLVSLGLIDLGFYTNAEQTADNVRAFVAGARAANRRVRLVLLPVIPNIRAEADPSFAGEVTRFNELLAKTAADLDTPGSPLLLAAVPPSYDFHTDTYDGTHPNASGEHKIAEAFAETMYEGWELGGPYSASCTP, encoded by the coding sequence GTGCTCAGGTTCATGCCCGTCGGCGACTCGATGACCATCGGGAGCGCGGGTGAACACACCTGGCGCTACCGCCTGTGGCAGCACCTGTGCACGGAGTACGGCGGCCCCTTCACCTTCGTCGGCCCGCGCGAGACGCTGCACGACCAGGTGGCGGACGCCCCCACCTCGTACGCCTACGCCGAGCCCGACTTCCCCCGGGCCCACCTGGCCGGCTGGGGCGAGGGCTGGCAGCACATGGCGCCGCTGATCGGCGAGAGCGTCCGGTCCCAGCGGGCCGACGTGCTCCTGGTCTCCCTGGGCCTGATCGACCTCGGCTTCTACACGAACGCCGAGCAGACCGCGGACAACGTCCGTGCCTTCGTCGCCGGGGCGCGGGCGGCCAACCGCCGCGTCCGGCTGGTCCTGCTCCCGGTGATACCCAACATCCGCGCGGAGGCCGACCCGTCCTTCGCAGGCGAGGTCACCCGCTTCAACGAGCTGCTCGCGAAGACGGCCGCCGACCTCGACACCCCGGGCTCCCCGCTCCTCCTGGCCGCCGTCCCGCCGTCGTACGACTTCCACACCGACACCTACGACGGCACCCACCCCAACGCGAGCGGCGAACACAAGATCGCGGAGGCCTTCGCGGAGACGATGTACGAGGGCTGGGAGCTGGGCGGGCCCTACTCCGCGTCCTGCACGCCGTAA
- a CDS encoding WD40 repeat domain-containing protein produces the protein MRRSFALPAAALLLAVSAALTAPAAPALAADGDEGFTIKDPRITESSGLAASRLHPGVYWTHNDSDDGPYLYAVDSATGDTVARLTLTGIGTPRDVEAISIGPDNRIFVGDIGDNLGGTWPHVWIYELPEPKELRDQTVRATQYVVTYSDGARDAESLVVHPKTGRVYIVDKKEEGGHLYEGPAELSASGGNVFEPIAPVELWATDAAFSPDGRQLAVRGYFGGIHYAWDDARDGKIERKERLSVPLQGQGESVSYSADGSRLMYGSEGEQSPVEAREAPGGGGSGSASSSGASGSSGGGSQAGDEGSEGGAGSGDGLTIGAVAAVAVVCAVLFGLGRRRRRG, from the coding sequence ATGCGCCGATCCTTCGCCCTGCCCGCCGCGGCCCTTCTCCTCGCGGTGAGCGCCGCGCTCACCGCACCCGCCGCACCCGCCTTGGCAGCCGACGGCGACGAGGGGTTCACGATCAAGGACCCGCGCATCACCGAGTCCAGCGGTCTCGCCGCCTCCCGCCTCCACCCGGGCGTCTACTGGACCCACAACGACAGCGACGACGGCCCCTACCTCTACGCCGTCGACAGCGCCACCGGCGACACCGTCGCCCGGCTCACCCTCACCGGCATCGGCACGCCCCGGGACGTCGAGGCCATCTCCATCGGGCCGGACAACCGGATCTTCGTCGGCGACATCGGCGACAACCTCGGCGGCACCTGGCCGCATGTGTGGATCTACGAGCTGCCCGAGCCGAAGGAGCTGAGGGACCAGACCGTACGCGCCACGCAGTACGTCGTGACCTACTCCGACGGCGCCCGCGACGCCGAGTCCCTCGTCGTGCACCCGAAGACCGGACGCGTCTACATCGTCGACAAGAAGGAGGAGGGCGGGCACCTGTACGAGGGGCCGGCCGAACTCTCCGCCTCGGGCGGCAACGTCTTCGAGCCCATCGCACCCGTCGAGCTGTGGGCCACCGACGCCGCGTTCTCCCCGGACGGCCGGCAGCTCGCCGTACGCGGCTATTTCGGCGGGATCCACTACGCGTGGGACGACGCCCGGGACGGGAAGATCGAGCGCAAGGAGCGGCTCAGCGTGCCGCTCCAGGGGCAGGGCGAGTCCGTCAGCTACTCCGCCGACGGCTCCCGGCTGATGTACGGGAGCGAGGGCGAGCAGAGCCCGGTCGAGGCCCGGGAGGCGCCCGGCGGGGGCGGCTCGGGCTCGGCGTCCTCGTCGGGTGCCTCGGGTTCTTCGGGCGGGGGCTCGCAGGCGGGGGACGAGGGCTCGGAGGGCGGTGCCGGCTCCGGTGACGGACTCACGATCGGTGCCGTGGCCGCCGTGGCCGTCGTCTGCGCGGTCCTGTTCGGGCTGGGGCGCCGGCGTCGGCGGGGCTGA
- a CDS encoding RNA-guided endonuclease InsQ/TnpB family protein, with translation MSRFRMYPTAAQAERMLLHCAYARYVWNLAVEQHAHRRPGRRSAPGFAEQCRQLTEARRESAWLRAGNADVQQQALQDFARAKSARFASGFGEPTWRKKHRHEGFRVIGTDRVPESHPDGSPKLNTKTGRQVMGRSVVVQRLNRRWARVKVPGCGWVRFRLTRAGLPVAKTFRVTFRNGRWHIAFAVIPDPIDAPGTGEVIGIDRGVKITAALSDGRRLNCPQLTTRERARVRKHQRRAARAPRGSEAKAAEYAKVARIKAREADRRKDWCEKTSTMLARTCRLIRFEKLNITTMTRSAKGTVAQPGTRVRQKAGLNRSILAQGWGLLRRRTGEKAPGRVEDVPAPYTSLRCSACGWIEKNSRKSQAEFVCISCGFTCNADENAAVNVAAGQGGIPRPRRTAGAGGVTAATGRSSAREPRPTRVGIPLL, from the coding sequence ATGTCACGGTTCCGGATGTACCCCACGGCCGCGCAGGCGGAGCGGATGCTGCTGCACTGTGCGTACGCCCGGTACGTGTGGAATCTGGCCGTCGAGCAGCACGCGCACCGGCGGCCGGGGCGCAGGTCTGCGCCCGGGTTTGCCGAGCAGTGCCGTCAGCTCACCGAGGCCCGGCGGGAGAGTGCCTGGCTGCGGGCCGGGAACGCGGACGTGCAGCAGCAGGCGCTGCAGGACTTCGCCAGGGCCAAGAGCGCCCGGTTCGCTTCCGGGTTCGGTGAGCCGACCTGGCGCAAAAAGCACCGGCATGAGGGCTTCCGCGTGATCGGCACCGACCGGGTCCCGGAGTCCCATCCGGACGGTTCGCCGAAGCTGAACACCAAGACCGGCAGGCAGGTCATGGGCCGCTCGGTGGTGGTGCAGAGACTCAACCGGCGGTGGGCGCGGGTGAAGGTGCCCGGCTGCGGCTGGGTGCGCTTCCGGCTCACCCGCGCCGGTCTGCCGGTGGCGAAGACCTTCCGGGTCACCTTCCGCAACGGCCGGTGGCACATCGCCTTCGCCGTCATCCCCGACCCCATCGACGCGCCCGGCACGGGGGAGGTCATCGGCATCGACCGGGGCGTGAAGATCACCGCTGCCCTGTCCGACGGGCGGAGGCTGAACTGCCCGCAGCTCACCACCCGGGAGCGGGCCCGGGTCCGCAAGCACCAGCGCCGGGCGGCCCGCGCCCCCAGGGGCAGCGAGGCCAAGGCCGCCGAGTATGCGAAGGTGGCCCGGATCAAGGCGCGGGAGGCGGACAGGCGCAAGGACTGGTGCGAGAAGACCTCCACCATGCTCGCCCGCACCTGCCGCCTGATCCGGTTCGAGAAGCTGAACATCACCACCATGACCCGCTCGGCGAAGGGAACCGTCGCACAGCCCGGCACCCGGGTGCGGCAGAAGGCCGGGCTGAACCGGAGCATCCTCGCCCAGGGCTGGGGCCTGCTCCGTCGCCGGACCGGGGAGAAGGCCCCGGGCCGGGTGGAGGATGTCCCCGCCCCGTACACGTCGTTGCGGTGCAGTGCCTGCGGATGGATCGAGAAAAACTCGCGCAAGAGCCAAGCCGAGTTCGTCTGCATCTCCTGCGGGTTCACCTGTAACGCGGATGAGAACGCAGCAGTCAACGTCGCGGCAGGACAGGGCGGGATCCCCCGCCCCCGGCGCACAGCCGGTGCCGGAGGGGTGACAGCGGCCACCGGCCGCTCGAGCGCCCGTGAACCTCGACCCACCCGGGTCGGAATCCCCCTCCTTTGA
- a CDS encoding YqeB family protein, whose product MNKGTGREPQGSRLTVLRQSTLITVCVYAAFGLVGAGVGWLAGLLADWLVTLPWAPLQGPAELVVSLPAPVLPAAGAVAGLVLGLVAQYEQLVVRLSDERVALTRKGREQEFPRDAVATVFRDGGQLVLLGHGGGELTRQECDLDTGRVADAFTEHGYAWADADPHQDEFRRWVPGAPGLPEGANALLKARQESLEKKGSSDDDVEELREELARLGVVVRDEKRRQYWRTFHKAGPAAE is encoded by the coding sequence ATGAACAAGGGAACGGGGCGGGAGCCGCAGGGGAGCCGGCTCACCGTGCTCCGGCAGTCGACTTTGATCACCGTGTGCGTTTATGCCGCTTTCGGACTGGTGGGGGCGGGCGTCGGGTGGCTCGCCGGCCTCCTGGCCGACTGGCTGGTGACACTGCCCTGGGCGCCGCTGCAGGGACCGGCCGAGCTGGTCGTGTCCCTCCCCGCTCCGGTGCTGCCCGCCGCGGGTGCGGTGGCGGGGCTGGTTCTCGGACTGGTCGCCCAGTACGAGCAGTTGGTGGTTCGCCTGTCGGACGAGCGCGTTGCGCTCACCCGCAAGGGACGGGAACAGGAGTTCCCGCGCGACGCCGTCGCCACGGTGTTCCGGGACGGCGGTCAGCTCGTCCTGCTCGGTCACGGCGGTGGCGAACTCACTCGGCAGGAGTGCGACCTGGACACCGGCCGCGTTGCGGACGCCTTCACCGAGCACGGCTATGCGTGGGCGGACGCCGATCCGCACCAGGACGAGTTCCGCCGCTGGGTCCCGGGGGCTCCCGGACTCCCGGAGGGCGCGAACGCCCTCCTCAAGGCCCGCCAGGAGTCGCTGGAGAAGAAGGGTTCCTCCGACGACGACGTCGAGGAACTCCGCGAGGAACTGGCCCGTCTCGGCGTCGTGGTGCGGGACGAGAAGCGACGCCAGTACTGGAGGACCTTCCACAAAGCGGGTCCGGCCGCGGAATGA